A single window of Rhipicephalus microplus isolate Deutch F79 chromosome 5, USDA_Rmic, whole genome shotgun sequence DNA harbors:
- the bonsai gene encoding 28S ribosomal protein S15, mitochondrial has translation MAGLARLSCSVTTLFSKISITRAATAATEASLLRCRSATRVCRRFRNRKVLSWPTDYLPFEWSYPAPPDVIAKCGDGDLEPTDPTLPLNGFELSDELRAASPEVKKVFSLQLASLRQIHEAKKQRFVKLCQRHPYDFDSLEYKVAYKTFLVRKLKELYNMQPKRRDLKDALAKAIEGRNKAFKYLYRYDRERFRSVACTLHVTYTPAQLHYITQSVTKKGELRRLTAEYCTRIKQDKMNAFHEKLKAQQATFLEEKRSTEEWISAETERLGLSENDLKSTEYTGIFRQPTHCS, from the exons ATGGCCGGTTTGGCTAGACTCTCGTGCTCTGTAACAACGCTGTTCTCCAAAATATCCATTACAAGAGCTGCGACTGCCGCCACCGAGGCGAGCCTCCTGCGGTGCCGTTCAGCGACGCGTGTGTGCAGACGTTTCAGAAATCGGAAGGTCCTGTCGTGGCCTACCGACTACCTGCCGTTCGAGTGGTCCTACCCGGCGCCTCCTGATGTAATCGCCAAATGCG GGGACGGCGACTTAGAGCCAACCGACCCGACCTTGCCGCTGAACGGATTCGAACTGTCTGACGAACTGAGAGC GGCTTCGCCGGAAGTGAAAAAGGTTTTTAGCTTGCAGCTGGCAAGCCTG AGGCAGATACACGAAGCAAAAAAGCAGAGATTTGTCAAGCTTTGCCAGAGGCATCCGTACGACTTTGATTCACTTGAGTATAAAG TTGCTTACAAGACTTTTCTCGTGAGGAAGCTCAAGGAGCTCTACAACATGCAGCCAAAG CGCAGGGATCTGAAAGATGCGCTTGCCAAGGCCATCGAGGGACGGAACAAGGCATTCAAGTATCTGTACCGGTACGACCGCGAGCGCTTTCGCTCCGTTGCCTGCACGCTGCACGTCACGTATACTCCTGCCCAGCTGCACTACATCACGCAGTCTGTTACGAAGAAAGGCGAGCTCCGGCGACTGACAGCAGAGTACTGCACCCGAATAAAGCAAGACAAAATGAACGCATTCCATGAGAAACTCAAGGCTCAGCAGGCTACCTTCCTTGAGGAGAAAAGGAGCACTGAGGAATGGATCAGTGCAGAAACAGAAAGGCTGGGACTATCCGAGAATGATCTAAAAAGCACAGAGTACACGGGCATTTTTAGACAACCGACACACTGCTCATAA